From Prochlorococcus sp. MIT 1223, the proteins below share one genomic window:
- a CDS encoding sulfurtransferase TusA family protein, translated as MIEENNSLIEHLDLRGTPCPLNFVRCNLTLEKLNNQEFLQVDIDRGEPEETIISGLSKSGHNVKIIYETKEFLTLLINRLDS; from the coding sequence ATGATAGAAGAAAATAATTCTTTAATTGAACATCTTGATTTACGTGGTACTCCATGTCCGTTGAATTTTGTACGTTGTAATTTGACTTTAGAAAAATTAAACAATCAAGAATTTTTGCAAGTAGATATTGATAGAGGAGAGCCAGAAGAAACAATTATTTCTGGTCTTTCTAAATCTGGACATAATGTCAAAATTATTTATGAAACCAAAGAGTTTTTAACGTTATTAATTAATCGTCTTGATAGTTGA
- a CDS encoding peptidylprolyl isomerase codes for MAKQFFLFLLAIALIPGGFFFNKQAIASLPPGNRVKDPYAILRNSLPIEQKDLREVQNQLEETSDALRGSRWPTISKATSRSKFVINNKKNQILQSLPESKKNKGEAILSSLKNHLDDLAEEASEKDKSSFIESRKQSLQEIGELESLIVKDEFPYEIPAKYDNLPRLLGRASVEINTTKGNMTAIIDGYNAPLTAGSFIDLVQKGFYDKLPINRAEEFFVLQTGDPEGDAIGYLDPETNKDRLVPLEIRIPGQKETIYENSFEELGLYTENPVLPFATLGTLGWAHSDKNLNDGSSQFFFFLYEAELNPAGRNLIDGRYSAFGYVVEGEEILSKLEIKDRINSIKVLNGSERFKKQA; via the coding sequence ATGGCAAAACAATTTTTTTTGTTTTTGTTGGCTATAGCTCTTATTCCAGGAGGGTTTTTCTTTAATAAGCAAGCAATAGCAAGCTTACCTCCAGGAAATCGTGTAAAAGATCCCTACGCAATTCTAAGAAATTCATTACCAATAGAACAAAAAGATCTCAGAGAAGTTCAAAATCAACTTGAAGAAACCAGTGATGCACTAAGAGGAAGTCGTTGGCCCACAATTAGTAAAGCAACCTCAAGAAGCAAATTTGTAATAAATAATAAAAAAAATCAAATCCTGCAATCCCTTCCTGAATCCAAAAAGAACAAAGGCGAAGCAATTCTCTCCTCGCTCAAAAATCACCTAGATGATTTAGCAGAAGAAGCTAGTGAAAAAGATAAATCAAGTTTTATTGAAAGTCGCAAACAAAGTCTTCAGGAGATTGGTGAATTGGAATCACTAATCGTAAAAGATGAATTCCCATATGAAATTCCGGCGAAATATGACAATCTTCCAAGGCTTCTTGGAAGAGCAAGCGTTGAAATTAATACAACCAAAGGAAACATGACTGCAATAATCGATGGATATAATGCGCCTTTGACTGCAGGATCATTCATAGACTTAGTTCAAAAAGGTTTTTACGACAAATTACCAATCAATAGAGCAGAAGAGTTTTTTGTTTTGCAAACAGGCGATCCTGAGGGTGATGCAATAGGTTACTTAGATCCAGAAACAAATAAAGATAGGCTTGTTCCTCTAGAAATAAGAATTCCTGGACAAAAAGAGACTATTTATGAAAATTCTTTTGAAGAACTTGGGCTTTATACCGAAAACCCTGTTCTTCCATTTGCAACATTAGGAACTCTAGGTTGGGCTCATTCGGACAAAAATCTAAATGATGGTTCATCTCAATTTTTCTTTTTTCTATATGAAGCAGAACTCAATCCTGCTGGAAGAAATCTGATTGATGGAAGATATTCAGCATTTGGTTATGTTGTAGAAGGAGAAGAAATACTTAGCAAACTAGAAATTAAGGATCGAATTAATTCCATAAAAGTTTTAAATGGATCAGAACGCTTTAAAAAACAAGCATAA
- the murC gene encoding UDP-N-acetylmuramate--L-alanine ligase gives MRSIFSKKSHIHFIGIGGIGMSAIALVLAKRGFSVSGSDKQINSQVESLIAENITIFKNQEKENITKICSGNNLSPVVVTSTAIPENNPELQEAKKAKLNILHRSDILNDLVKNQPSILIGGSHGKTTTSTVISTLLALCKEDPTSIIGGINPYYNNNAHSGLGKFLIAEADESDGSIIKFKPEIGLLTNLDLDHTNYYASIESLIETMQHFGENSKTLLANYDCPKIRENFNAKKWWSTKTIKGVDFSGIPIEQKSDRTIAKYYENEEYLGELNIPIAGLHNLSNVIGGIAACRIAGIPFKRLESNVINIQSPGRRFEFRGIWKGRKIYDDYAHHPKEIEAALSLARLLADNEIKNNDTQNCKIISVFQPHRFSRTKVFLKDFAKSLLNSDCIILAPIYDAGEIEIEGASSQLLANSIRMINPSMSVLVATDFEEIINLIKQKTLEGDLVINMGAGNINKVWTELNNLNYDPLNN, from the coding sequence GTGAGAAGCATTTTTTCCAAAAAATCTCATATCCACTTCATAGGTATTGGTGGTATTGGTATGTCAGCAATTGCGTTGGTTCTTGCTAAACGTGGATTTTCAGTCTCAGGTTCTGACAAACAAATCAATTCTCAGGTTGAAAGCTTGATCGCAGAAAATATCACTATTTTCAAGAATCAAGAGAAAGAAAATATTACAAAAATTTGCTCTGGAAACAATCTATCTCCAGTGGTTGTTACTAGCACAGCAATTCCTGAGAACAATCCTGAACTTCAAGAAGCAAAGAAAGCCAAGTTAAATATCTTGCATAGATCAGATATTTTAAATGATTTAGTAAAAAATCAACCTTCTATTCTTATTGGAGGAAGCCATGGGAAGACAACTACAAGCACTGTAATTTCAACTTTATTAGCTCTTTGCAAAGAAGATCCAACTTCTATAATTGGTGGAATAAATCCCTATTATAATAATAATGCGCATTCAGGATTAGGGAAATTTCTAATCGCTGAAGCAGACGAATCAGATGGTTCAATTATTAAATTTAAACCCGAAATAGGTCTTTTAACTAATCTTGATCTTGATCATACTAATTATTATGCAAGTATTGAATCATTAATAGAAACGATGCAACATTTTGGAGAAAATTCTAAAACATTACTTGCAAATTATGATTGCCCAAAAATTAGAGAGAACTTTAATGCAAAAAAGTGGTGGTCAACAAAAACGATTAAAGGAGTTGATTTTTCTGGAATACCCATAGAGCAAAAAAGTGATAGAACAATAGCTAAATATTATGAAAACGAAGAGTATCTAGGCGAATTAAATATTCCTATAGCAGGATTACATAATTTAAGTAATGTAATTGGTGGAATTGCTGCATGCAGAATTGCTGGTATTCCTTTTAAGAGGTTGGAATCAAATGTTATAAACATTCAATCTCCTGGTAGAAGATTTGAATTTAGAGGAATATGGAAAGGAAGAAAGATTTATGATGACTATGCACATCATCCCAAAGAAATAGAAGCAGCTTTATCTTTAGCACGCTTATTAGCTGATAATGAAATTAAAAATAATGATACTCAAAACTGTAAAATTATATCTGTTTTTCAACCACACCGCTTTAGCAGAACAAAAGTATTTTTAAAAGATTTTGCGAAATCACTTTTAAATAGCGATTGTATTATACTAGCTCCAATATATGATGCAGGAGAAATAGAGATTGAAGGAGCAAGTAGCCAGCTCTTAGCTAATTCAATAAGAATGATCAATCCATCTATGTCAGTATTAGTTGCAACTGATTTTGAAGAAATAATTAATTTAATAAAGCAAAAAACTTTAGAAGGTGATTTAGTAATAAATATGGGGGCTGGAAATATTAATAAGGTTTGGACAGAATTAAACAATTTAAACTATGATCCATTAAATAATTGA
- the pdxA gene encoding 4-hydroxythreonine-4-phosphate dehydrogenase PdxA, with the protein MKSKLPIIISTGDPAGIGIEIILKSLYSLESSTQIDVVLVGCKKSIELAHRRLIDKKENVVTDLSKIEIINIPLKTKIEYGKPTEITGNASFKYLNHAASLVMQKKGRALVTAPIAKFAWHKAGHLYDGQTELLAELTNTRDYSMLFTAKSPVNGWRLNTLLATTHIPIKQVPEDLNTEKIISKLDSLLNFCQRFKHSPKLAIAGLNPHAGEEGHIGNEEKNWLSFAINKWRDNHPEIVLDGPLPPDTCWLSAAKSWEENTNSLAPDGLLALYHDQGLIAVKLIAFDYAVNTTLGLPFIRTSPDHGTAFDIAGKGVANPNSMLEAIKTAWELSNKPNPKQA; encoded by the coding sequence ATGAAATCTAAACTTCCTATTATAATCTCAACTGGAGATCCTGCTGGAATTGGAATAGAGATAATACTAAAATCACTTTACTCATTAGAATCGTCAACACAAATAGATGTTGTATTAGTGGGGTGCAAGAAAAGTATTGAATTAGCTCATAGAAGACTTATTGATAAAAAGGAGAATGTAGTTACTGACCTATCGAAAATTGAAATAATAAATATTCCATTAAAAACAAAGATTGAATATGGCAAGCCTACTGAAATTACTGGAAATGCAAGTTTTAAGTATTTAAATCATGCAGCAAGTTTAGTCATGCAAAAAAAAGGAAGGGCATTAGTTACAGCACCCATAGCAAAGTTTGCCTGGCATAAAGCAGGGCATCTTTATGATGGTCAAACAGAACTTCTAGCAGAATTAACAAACACTAGAGATTATTCAATGCTTTTTACGGCTAAGTCTCCGGTTAATGGATGGAGGTTAAATACTTTATTAGCAACAACACATATACCAATAAAACAAGTTCCTGAAGATCTAAATACAGAAAAAATAATTTCTAAATTAGATAGTCTTTTAAACTTTTGTCAGAGATTTAAACATAGTCCAAAATTAGCAATCGCAGGTTTAAACCCCCATGCCGGGGAAGAAGGTCACATTGGCAACGAAGAAAAGAATTGGCTATCATTCGCAATTAATAAATGGCGAGACAATCACCCTGAAATAGTCCTGGATGGCCCACTCCCACCTGACACATGTTGGCTTTCTGCTGCCAAGTCATGGGAAGAAAATACTAATTCATTGGCACCAGATGGATTATTAGCGCTTTATCATGACCAAGGGTTAATAGCAGTCAAATTAATTGCTTTTGACTATGCCGTTAACACGACTTTAGGATTGCCATTTATTAGAACATCTCCTGATCATGGAACAGCTTTTGATATAGCTGGAAAAGGAGTTGCAAATCCTAATAGCATGTTAGAAGCAATTAAAACAGCATGGGAATTATCAAATAAACCTAATCCTAAACAGGCTTGA
- the dnaJ gene encoding molecular chaperone DnaJ, which yields MADFYDLLGVGKNADQDTLKSAYRKMARQFHPDINKEPGAEDRFKEIGRAYEVLSDPQKRAQYDQFGEAGLGGGGMPDMGDMGGFGDLFETFFSGFGGVGPTSGRSQRRGPQQGDDLRYDLTVEFNQAVFGQEKEIKIPHLEACDSCQGSGSRPGSGPSNCNTCGGAGQVRRATRTPFGSFTQVAECPTCNGSGQIISDPCSSCSGKGVKQIRKKLRINIPAGVDTGTRLRVTGEGNAGLRGGPSGDLYVFIKVKSHPKLKRDGLTIFSEIKISYLQAILGDTIEVETVDGPIKLNIPLGTQPNSVLTLENKGIPKLGNPVARGNQSITVNVQLPSRFSEEEKILLEQLASHHSARGPQHHHHKSGLFARLFGNN from the coding sequence ATGGCTGATTTTTACGACTTATTAGGCGTTGGGAAAAATGCCGATCAAGACACTTTAAAAAGTGCTTATCGAAAAATGGCACGTCAATTTCACCCTGACATTAATAAGGAACCTGGTGCTGAAGATCGTTTTAAAGAAATTGGCAGGGCTTATGAAGTCTTAAGTGATCCTCAAAAGCGAGCTCAGTATGACCAATTTGGTGAAGCAGGCCTTGGTGGCGGGGGTATGCCTGATATGGGAGACATGGGTGGTTTTGGTGATTTGTTTGAAACATTTTTTAGTGGTTTTGGAGGAGTAGGACCTACCTCAGGACGCTCTCAGAGAAGAGGTCCGCAACAAGGAGACGATTTACGTTATGACTTAACAGTTGAATTTAATCAAGCAGTTTTTGGCCAAGAAAAAGAAATTAAAATTCCTCATTTAGAAGCTTGTGATTCTTGTCAAGGCAGTGGATCAAGACCAGGGAGTGGACCATCAAATTGCAATACCTGTGGAGGAGCTGGTCAAGTTCGCAGAGCAACAAGAACGCCATTTGGAAGTTTTACACAAGTAGCAGAGTGTCCGACTTGTAATGGTTCTGGTCAAATAATTTCAGACCCCTGTTCTTCGTGTAGTGGAAAAGGTGTTAAACAAATAAGGAAAAAACTTCGTATTAATATTCCTGCAGGTGTAGATACTGGAACTCGTTTAAGAGTAACTGGCGAAGGTAATGCTGGATTAAGAGGAGGACCCTCTGGTGATTTATATGTCTTTATTAAAGTTAAGAGCCATCCAAAATTAAAAAGAGATGGACTGACAATTTTTTCTGAAATTAAGATAAGTTATCTACAAGCTATTTTAGGCGACACTATTGAGGTAGAAACAGTTGATGGTCCTATTAAACTCAATATTCCTCTTGGTACCCAACCAAACTCTGTGCTTACTTTGGAAAATAAAGGTATTCCTAAATTAGGAAATCCGGTAGCAAGAGGTAACCAATCTATTACTGTAAATGTTCAATTACCAAGCCGTTTCTCTGAGGAAGAAAAGATTTTGCTCGAACAATTAGCAAGTCATCATTCAGCTAGAGGTCCTCAACATCATCATCATAAAAGTGGTTTGTTCGCTAGATTATTTGGAAATAATTAA
- the thiL gene encoding thiamine-phosphate kinase, giving the protein MIETIAELGEIEVLNRLKEFMDNGQIDDDTALIKESNKKLLINTDLLVEDVHFSSQTSSPEDIGWKAITTNLSDLAASGAHQFLYITVGLVAPPSTQWKWVEGVYKGMTVALQKFGGKIIGGDCSKGEQKIISITAIGTLGILRLHRSFALPGDYLLTSGPHGLSKLGLELLTSKDDKKLGKVQSSLKMQAINAHQRPNPPIKALKKLEECKPIHLPWRAAGTDSSDGLIEAIKGICTSSRCQAIIDPLSLPRPFEWPKGDQWDNWCLAGGEDYQLVVSLPEEWANAWLKTMPSAKKIGKIRKGNPQVYWENGKAIKLSCQGFKHY; this is encoded by the coding sequence TTGATTGAAACTATTGCAGAGCTTGGGGAAATAGAAGTTCTTAATCGACTAAAAGAATTTATGGATAATGGTCAAATAGATGACGACACAGCATTAATTAAAGAATCAAATAAAAAACTACTTATTAATACTGATTTACTCGTAGAAGATGTTCATTTCAGTTCGCAAACATCATCTCCAGAAGATATAGGTTGGAAAGCAATAACTACAAATCTTTCAGACCTTGCCGCAAGCGGAGCACATCAATTCCTTTACATAACAGTAGGTCTAGTTGCACCACCTTCAACTCAATGGAAATGGGTTGAAGGTGTTTATAAAGGAATGACAGTAGCGTTACAGAAATTTGGCGGGAAAATAATTGGAGGTGATTGCTCAAAAGGTGAACAAAAAATAATTTCAATTACGGCAATAGGAACATTAGGCATTCTTAGGCTTCATAGATCATTTGCTTTGCCTGGAGATTATCTTCTAACCAGTGGCCCACATGGTCTTAGCAAGCTTGGTCTTGAATTACTTACCTCAAAAGATGACAAAAAACTAGGAAAAGTTCAAAGCTCTTTAAAGATGCAAGCAATTAATGCACATCAAAGGCCTAATCCGCCCATCAAAGCCCTTAAAAAGCTTGAAGAATGCAAACCAATACATTTGCCTTGGAGAGCAGCTGGAACAGATAGTAGCGATGGATTAATAGAGGCTATCAAAGGTATATGCACAAGCAGCAGATGCCAAGCAATAATTGATCCATTATCGCTTCCCAGACCTTTTGAATGGCCTAAAGGTGATCAATGGGACAATTGGTGTCTTGCCGGAGGCGAAGATTACCAGTTGGTAGTAAGTCTTCCAGAAGAATGGGCAAATGCATGGTTAAAGACAATGCCTTCCGCTAAAAAAATAGGCAAAATCAGAAAAGGTAATCCTCAAGTTTATTGGGAAAACGGAAAAGCCATTAAGCTTTCATGTCAAGGCTTTAAGCACTATTAA
- the accB gene encoding acetyl-CoA carboxylase biotin carboxyl carrier protein, translating to MTMQLDHDELHRLLATLADSDINEFRLEGEDFCLEIKRNLTTSSFNTVESTIATSPQQQVAPPLTQETQPGSTLSPSIDPPPSPGSRTDLLEVTAPMVGTFYRAPSPDDPPFVEVGTRVAVGQTVCILEAMKLMNELESEVGGEIIEIMVENGTPVEFGQVLMRVKPV from the coding sequence ATGACTATGCAACTTGATCATGATGAATTGCATCGCTTATTAGCCACTTTGGCTGATAGTGATATCAATGAATTTCGATTAGAAGGAGAAGATTTTTGCTTGGAAATCAAGCGAAATCTCACAACTTCTTCTTTCAATACAGTTGAATCAACAATTGCAACCTCCCCACAACAACAGGTTGCTCCTCCATTAACTCAAGAGACTCAACCAGGGAGTACCTTAAGCCCGTCTATTGACCCTCCCCCTTCTCCTGGTTCCAGAACAGACCTCTTAGAAGTTACTGCACCAATGGTTGGAACTTTTTATAGGGCACCATCTCCAGATGATCCTCCTTTTGTTGAAGTTGGAACTCGTGTTGCGGTCGGTCAGACAGTTTGCATTCTTGAAGCTATGAAATTGATGAATGAATTGGAATCTGAGGTGGGTGGAGAAATTATAGAAATCATGGTTGAAAATGGCACACCAGTTGAATTTGGCCAAGTTTTGATGAGAGTCAAGCCTGTTTAG
- the efp gene encoding elongation factor P produces MISSNDFRTGTTIELDGAVWRVVEFLHVKPGKGSAFVRTKLKSVQGGNVVEKTFRAGEMIPQAILEKSTLQHTYMETGDYVFMDMSSYEETRLTAEQIGDSRKYLKEGMEVNVVTWNDKPLEVELPNSVVLEIKETDPGVKGDTATGGTKPAILETGAQVMVPLFISIGEKIRVDTRNDSYLGRENQ; encoded by the coding sequence ATGATTTCAAGTAACGACTTCCGCACTGGCACCACTATTGAATTAGATGGTGCTGTTTGGCGAGTAGTTGAATTTCTACATGTTAAGCCTGGAAAAGGCTCTGCCTTTGTTCGTACAAAATTAAAGTCAGTACAAGGGGGGAATGTTGTAGAAAAAACTTTTAGAGCTGGAGAGATGATTCCTCAAGCAATTCTTGAGAAATCAACTTTGCAACATACTTATATGGAGACAGGTGATTATGTTTTTATGGATATGTCAAGTTATGAGGAGACGAGACTGACTGCTGAACAAATCGGTGACAGTCGGAAATACCTTAAAGAAGGTATGGAAGTTAATGTAGTCACCTGGAATGACAAGCCTTTAGAGGTTGAACTTCCGAACTCTGTTGTTCTAGAAATCAAAGAAACTGATCCAGGAGTCAAGGGTGATACTGCTACAGGAGGCACAAAACCTGCAATACTTGAGACAGGAGCTCAAGTTATGGTGCCTTTATTTATTTCAATTGGTGAGAAGATAAGAGTTGATACTCGTAATGACAGTTATTTAGGTCGTGAGAACCAATGA
- the rsgA gene encoding ribosome small subunit-dependent GTPase A — MIVDLKKAEGLVISLKANYLIVEIEPIKLDTSLLNYSENNVNPIRILCTQRSKMKYEGYEVNVGDRVFVESIDLEQKRGVIYGVKERISFLKRPPVANVSDIFVFISVSEPSLNLDQASRFLITAERTGLNVSLVLSKSDLISSDELLSYKKMIEQWGYKPILFSTITGMGTVDLLNKLKLSKLSVLCGPSGVGKSSLIKLLLPDKSISISSVSKKLQRGRHTTRNVELFSLVKGCYVADTPGFNRPELGIEARKLANLFPEFRIQTNGKDCKFRDCLHRDEPGCKMNKNWPRYSYYLKCLDEIIIPDLHY, encoded by the coding sequence TTGATAGTTGATTTAAAAAAAGCCGAAGGGCTTGTTATTTCATTAAAAGCTAATTATTTAATTGTAGAGATTGAGCCAATTAAATTAGATACTTCTTTGCTAAATTACAGTGAGAATAATGTTAATCCAATTCGCATTTTATGTACTCAAAGAAGTAAAATGAAATATGAAGGTTATGAAGTTAATGTAGGGGATAGAGTGTTTGTAGAAAGTATAGATTTGGAACAAAAGAGAGGTGTTATTTATGGTGTAAAAGAAAGAATTAGCTTTCTTAAGAGGCCTCCAGTTGCAAATGTTTCTGATATTTTTGTATTTATTTCAGTTTCAGAACCATCTTTAAATCTTGATCAAGCAAGTAGGTTTTTAATTACAGCAGAAAGAACAGGTCTAAATGTATCTTTAGTCTTATCTAAATCTGATTTGATTTCATCTGATGAATTACTTTCATATAAAAAAATGATTGAACAGTGGGGCTATAAACCTATTTTATTTTCTACAATCACTGGAATGGGCACAGTAGATTTATTAAATAAATTAAAATTATCTAAATTGTCAGTTTTGTGTGGTCCTTCAGGTGTCGGTAAAAGTAGTTTGATTAAGTTGTTACTTCCGGATAAATCGATTTCCATATCGTCTGTATCAAAGAAGTTGCAAAGAGGTAGGCATACAACTAGAAATGTTGAATTGTTTTCATTAGTCAAAGGCTGTTATGTTGCGGATACGCCAGGTTTTAATAGACCAGAATTAGGAATAGAGGCAAGAAAATTAGCTAATTTATTCCCTGAGTTTAGAATTCAAACTAATGGAAAAGATTGTAAATTTAGGGATTGTTTGCATCGTGATGAGCCTGGATGCAAAATGAATAAGAACTGGCCCAGGTATTCTTATTATTTAAAATGCTTAGATGAAATAATTATTCCTGATCTTCACTATTAA
- a CDS encoding YbaB/EbfC family nucleoid-associated protein, translating into MAGFGLPNFGQLTDAFRKAQQIQQNAQKLQEELEVMEVEGKSADGRTSVWLSGNQLPLKVRIDPTVLAEGKEVTESSFLDALKSAHEISTTTMKERMEELTGGLKLNLPGLNSEDQE; encoded by the coding sequence ATGGCTGGATTCGGATTACCAAATTTTGGACAACTAACCGACGCATTTCGGAAAGCTCAACAAATCCAACAAAATGCTCAAAAACTTCAAGAAGAACTTGAAGTAATGGAGGTAGAAGGGAAAAGTGCTGATGGCAGAACTAGTGTTTGGCTTTCAGGAAACCAACTCCCATTAAAAGTGAGGATAGATCCAACTGTTCTAGCCGAAGGCAAAGAAGTTACTGAGAGCTCATTTTTAGATGCTCTGAAATCAGCACATGAAATATCTACAACAACAATGAAAGAAAGAATGGAAGAACTTACTGGTGGATTAAAACTTAATTTACCTGGTCTTAATAGTGAAGATCAGGAATAA
- the murB gene encoding UDP-N-acetylmuramate dehydrogenase, which produces MNILIESIDLKIHNQINLSSFTSLKIGGPAEWLSEPRNINELHKLISWAKNKKIPSRVIGAGSNLLISDRGLDGLTICTRKMHGGDINHKTGKVMALSGESLPSLARRAANAGLHGLEWAIGIPGTVGGAVVMNAGAQGSCIAEKIISAEVMPLIGGTLQKLAKKDLLFSYRNSRLQKEELIVLSALFQLEPGHNPKEINKKTDEILNHRKNTQPYHLPSCGSVFRNPEPHKAGFLIEQLGLKGTKSGGAEISKLHANFIVNTLNASAEDIQKLISMIQIKVKEKHGFLLHPEVKQLGFKRNE; this is translated from the coding sequence TTGAATATCTTGATTGAGAGCATAGATCTAAAGATTCATAATCAAATTAATTTATCAAGTTTTACAAGCTTGAAAATAGGAGGTCCTGCTGAATGGCTAAGTGAACCAAGAAATATTAATGAACTGCATAAACTAATCTCTTGGGCAAAAAACAAAAAAATTCCTAGCAGAGTTATTGGAGCAGGTTCAAACCTATTAATAAGTGATCGGGGCCTAGATGGCTTAACAATATGTACGAGAAAAATGCATGGTGGAGATATAAATCACAAAACAGGAAAAGTCATGGCACTTAGCGGAGAATCTTTACCAAGCCTTGCGAGAAGAGCTGCCAATGCAGGACTTCATGGATTGGAATGGGCAATTGGAATCCCTGGAACAGTTGGAGGTGCAGTTGTAATGAATGCTGGTGCTCAAGGGTCCTGCATTGCAGAAAAAATTATTTCTGCAGAGGTAATGCCATTGATAGGAGGCACATTACAAAAACTTGCTAAAAAAGACCTGTTATTTTCTTACAGAAATAGCCGACTACAAAAAGAAGAATTAATTGTCTTGTCTGCCCTTTTTCAACTAGAACCTGGCCATAATCCCAAAGAAATTAATAAAAAAACAGATGAGATTTTAAATCATCGAAAAAATACACAGCCATACCATTTGCCAAGCTGTGGAAGTGTATTTAGGAACCCAGAGCCTCATAAAGCGGGTTTTTTAATAGAACAGCTTGGATTGAAAGGTACCAAATCAGGGGGAGCTGAGATCTCCAAATTACATGCAAACTTTATAGTCAATACCTTGAACGCTTCTGCTGAAGACATTCAAAAATTAATCTCGATGATACAAATAAAAGTTAAAGAAAAACATGGTTTTTTACTGCATCCGGAAGTAAAGCAACTTGGTTTCAAAAGAAACGAGTAA
- the gap gene encoding type I glyceraldehyde-3-phosphate dehydrogenase yields the protein MTLRVAINGFGRIGRNFMRCWLSRGSNTNLEVVGINVTSDPKTNAHLLKYDSILGQIKDAEIDYTDDTFVINGKTIKCFSDRNPLNLPWKEWGIDLVIESTGVFNTDVGASKHLEVGAKKVILTAPGKGDGVGTYVVGVNADQYRHDDFKILSNASCTTNCLAPIVKVLDQSFGINKGLMTTIHSYTGDQRILDNSHRDLRRARAAAMNIVPTSTGAAKAVALVYPQMKGKLTGIAMRIPTPNVSAVDLVFESSRATTAQEVNSVLKNASEGSMKGIIKYGDLPLVSSDYAGTNESTIVDTDLTMAIGDNLIKVVAWYDNEWGYSQRVVDLAEIVAKNWK from the coding sequence ATGACCTTGCGTGTTGCGATAAATGGATTTGGCCGAATCGGTCGTAATTTCATGCGTTGTTGGTTAAGCAGAGGCTCCAACACAAATCTTGAAGTAGTTGGTATTAACGTCACCTCAGACCCTAAGACCAATGCTCATTTATTGAAGTATGATTCAATTCTTGGGCAAATCAAAGACGCTGAGATTGATTACACAGACGATACATTTGTAATTAATGGTAAAACAATTAAATGTTTTTCCGATAGAAATCCTCTTAATTTGCCATGGAAAGAATGGGGAATTGATTTAGTAATTGAGTCAACCGGAGTTTTTAATACTGACGTTGGAGCTAGTAAGCATCTTGAAGTTGGTGCTAAGAAAGTGATTCTCACTGCTCCTGGGAAAGGAGATGGAGTTGGAACTTATGTTGTTGGAGTTAATGCTGATCAATATCGCCATGACGATTTTAAAATTCTTAGTAATGCAAGCTGTACAACAAATTGCCTTGCTCCCATAGTTAAAGTATTAGATCAATCTTTTGGCATCAATAAAGGTTTGATGACCACAATTCATAGCTATACGGGTGATCAGAGGATTCTTGATAACAGTCATCGTGATCTTCGCAGAGCTCGTGCTGCTGCGATGAATATAGTTCCAACTTCTACAGGAGCCGCAAAAGCAGTTGCTTTAGTTTATCCACAAATGAAAGGTAAGTTGACAGGAATTGCCATGAGAATTCCTACTCCAAATGTTTCTGCAGTTGATCTTGTTTTTGAATCATCTAGAGCTACTACTGCTCAAGAAGTAAATTCTGTATTAAAAAATGCATCTGAAGGTTCCATGAAAGGAATCATTAAATACGGTGATTTACCTTTAGTTTCAAGTGATTATGCAGGTACGAATGAATCCACAATTGTTGATACAGATTTAACGATGGCAATCGGAGATAACCTAATAAAGGTTGTCGCTTGGTACGATAATGAGTGGGGCTATAGTCAAAGAGTAGTAGATCTTGCTGAAATAGTTGCTAAGAATTGGAAGTGA